One part of the Eucalyptus grandis isolate ANBG69807.140 chromosome 10, ASM1654582v1, whole genome shotgun sequence genome encodes these proteins:
- the LOC104421930 gene encoding uncharacterized protein LOC104421930: protein MEVPVIDLSPYLEISPALSSSRPEEVADQLGASLMGLCGEVSRILRETGALMVKDPRCSALDNDRFIDMMEKYFDAPPHFKRFQERPHSHYQVGVTPEGIEVPKSLVDEEIQEKLKAMPEEVRPAIPKGPDLKWRYMWRVGPQPSNTRFQELNSEPVIPDGFPEWKETMDAWGYKMKSAVETVAEMAAIGFGLPKDAFTSLMNQGPLLLAPTGSNLRQYGQEGTVFAGYHYDINFLTIHGRSRFPGLNIWLRNGQKVEVKVPVGCLLIQTGKQIEWLTAGDCIAGMHEVVVTSRTMDAVAAASKQNRSLWRVSSTLFAHIATDAMLKPLGHFADSPLASKYPPMCAGEFVKQELAVINLKGSKGES, encoded by the exons ATGGAAGTGCCGGTGATCGATCTGTCTCCGTACCTGGAGATCTCGCCCGCCCTGAGCAGCTCCCGCCCGGAGGAGGTGGCAGACCAACTGGGGGCGTCGCTGATGGGGCTGTGCGGGGAAGTGAGCCGGATCCTGAGGGAGACGGGGGCCCTGATGGTGAAGGATCCCAGGTGCTCCGCCCTCGACAACGACCGCTTCATCGACATGATGGAGAAGTACTTCGACGCCCCTCCTCACTTCAAGCGCTTCCAAGAGCGTCCTCACTCCCATTACCAG GTTGGAGTAACCCCTGAAGGCATAGAAGTTCCCAAGAGCTTGGTGGACGAAGAAATCCAGGAGAAGTTGAAGGCAATGCCCGAGGAGGTCCGGCCAGCTATCCCAAAGGGCCCGGATCTCAAGTGGCGGTACATGTGGAGAGTAGGCCCCCAGCCGTCGAACACCCGCTTTCAG GAGCTGAATTCGGAGCCTGTCATTCCCGATGGTTTTCCTGAATGGAAGGAGACCATGGATGCCTGGGGTTACAAAATGAAATCAGCAGTAGAG ACCGTCGCCGAAATGGCAGCAATCGGCTTTGGCTTGCCAAAAGATGCATTCACTTCTCTGATGAATCAG GGACCACTTCTTCTTGCCCCGACAGGAAGTAACCTCCGCCAGTACGGGCAGGAGGGAACCGTGTTTGCTGGGTATCACTACGACATTAATTTTCTTACTATTCATGGTAGAAGTAGATTCCCTGGCTTGAACATCTGGCTAAGGAATGGACAAAAGGTTGAAGTGAAGGTTCCTGTCGGTTGTCTTCTTATTCAGACTGGAAAGCAG ATAGAGTGGCTAACTGCTGGTGATTGCATAGCGGGTATGCATGAAGTTGTTGTAACAAGTCGGACAATGGATGCTGTGGCAGCTGCATCAAAGCAAAATCGCAGCCTCTGGAGGGTATCTTCGACA CTGTTTGCTCACATAGCAACGGATGCCATGCTGAAGCCTTTAGGCCATTTTGCGGATTCCCCACTTGCAAGCAAATATCCTCCCATGTGCGCTGGAGAGTTTGTCAAACAAGAACTTGCTGTGATCAATCTGAAAGGAAGCAAAGGAGAATCCTGA